A single genomic interval of Bacillus sp. es.036 harbors:
- a CDS encoding cytochrome c biogenesis CcdA family protein gives MVGIEADTALLVGLFLAMGAGALSFLSPCVLPIFPAYLSYITGISVNELQGNKNSKIRSQLMSHSLFFLLGVSLVFISLGASASLLGQWVQNLLLGDSGLLIQRFAGIFIILMGFFVAGWITIPALMKERRIRYSKKPVGYLGTFFVGLGFAAGWTPCIGPIFGSILLLAASNPGHGIVYTVMYVIGFSLPFIVLTFFLGSTRWIVRHSEVIMKFGAVIMILMGMVLFFGLLPRITGFLLDLVQNTWLSELG, from the coding sequence GTGGTAGGAATTGAAGCAGATACAGCTCTACTTGTAGGTCTGTTCCTCGCAATGGGAGCAGGAGCTTTATCTTTTTTATCTCCCTGTGTATTACCAATTTTTCCAGCCTACCTGTCGTACATAACTGGAATAAGTGTGAATGAGTTGCAAGGAAATAAGAATTCGAAGATTCGTAGTCAATTAATGAGCCATTCGTTATTTTTCTTATTAGGGGTATCACTTGTCTTTATTAGTTTAGGTGCTAGTGCATCATTATTAGGTCAATGGGTTCAAAACTTATTACTAGGTGACTCTGGTTTATTAATTCAGCGTTTTGCGGGAATTTTTATTATCCTCATGGGATTTTTTGTTGCAGGATGGATAACGATTCCAGCTTTAATGAAAGAAAGACGTATTCGCTACTCTAAAAAACCGGTTGGATACCTGGGCACTTTTTTTGTAGGGCTTGGTTTTGCTGCTGGTTGGACTCCTTGTATCGGCCCTATTTTTGGATCAATTCTATTATTGGCAGCAAGTAATCCAGGGCATGGCATCGTTTATACGGTGATGTATGTAATTGGATTTTCTCTACCTTTTATTGTTTTAACATTCTTTCTCGGTTCTACCAGATGGATCGTTCGACATAGTGAGGTCATTATGAAGTTCGGTGCTGTGATCATGATTCTTATGGGAATGGTATTATTTTTTGGGCTATTGCCGCGAATAACCGGCTTTCTGCTTGATTTAGTACAAAATACATGGTTATCAGAATTAGGATAA
- a CDS encoding TlpA family protein disulfide reductase, which translates to MRRTLLIIVVIGMVGWAVYDSTSSTDDAEGENSSSDQVADSQFSTQAVEGDDLVESNDVGINKGQIAPNFKLQTLNGEAVQLSDYRGKRVIVNFWATWCPPCRAEIPDFQKLYEKKDVEILAVNLTETEESTEGVEEFVKEFEMTFPVVMDVNSDVSNTYQVSAYPTSYMIDSNGRIQFVAMGALNYDLMIQEYEKMK; encoded by the coding sequence ATGAGAAGAACACTTCTTATTATCGTTGTTATAGGTATGGTTGGTTGGGCGGTATATGATTCTACTAGCTCTACTGATGACGCTGAAGGAGAAAATAGCAGTAGTGATCAGGTAGCCGACTCTCAATTTTCAACTCAAGCGGTTGAAGGTGATGATTTAGTAGAATCAAATGATGTTGGGATAAATAAAGGGCAGATTGCTCCTAACTTCAAACTGCAAACGTTAAATGGAGAAGCGGTGCAATTATCTGATTATAGAGGGAAGCGAGTAATCGTGAACTTCTGGGCTACCTGGTGTCCTCCTTGTAGAGCAGAAATTCCTGATTTTCAAAAACTGTACGAGAAAAAAGATGTCGAGATCTTAGCCGTAAACCTCACAGAAACAGAAGAGAGCACTGAAGGAGTGGAAGAATTTGTAAAAGAATTCGAAATGACCTTTCCAGTTGTGATGGATGTGAATTCTGATGTTTCTAATACGTATCAAGTGAGTGCATATCCAACTTCATATATGATCGATTCAAATGGTCGAATCCAATTCGTTGCAATGGGTGCATTAAATTATGACCTCATGATACAGGAATATGAAAAGATGAAATAG
- a CDS encoding response regulator transcription factor, with protein MKQTILVVEDDQMIRNLIAIYLKNAGYEVVEAANGELAKNVFLEHHPCLVVLDLMLPLLPGEEFCKWVREQERNEVSIIMLSAKARTEDKIKGLKIGADDYLTKPFDPEELLAHVEAVLRRTGQFCQKVTYKGLCIKPRNGEVFLYDKQINLTKHEFNLLYHFMENPNVVRSREDLILQLYPYVDKTVMDRTIDAHIKKLRAKIEVNPGIPERIQTVRGMGYKFVVE; from the coding sequence GTGAAACAGACAATTTTAGTCGTAGAAGATGATCAAATGATTCGAAACCTTATCGCGATCTATCTGAAAAATGCTGGCTATGAGGTAGTAGAAGCTGCAAACGGTGAATTAGCGAAAAATGTTTTCTTAGAACACCACCCGTGTCTAGTCGTTCTTGATTTAATGTTACCCCTTTTACCTGGTGAGGAATTTTGCAAGTGGGTACGGGAGCAAGAACGGAATGAGGTTTCGATTATTATGCTATCAGCCAAAGCGCGAACAGAGGATAAAATCAAGGGATTAAAAATAGGAGCAGATGATTATTTGACGAAGCCGTTCGATCCAGAAGAACTTCTTGCTCACGTTGAGGCCGTTTTGCGACGTACGGGACAGTTTTGTCAAAAAGTCACTTACAAAGGGTTATGTATCAAACCTCGAAACGGTGAGGTATTTCTTTACGATAAACAGATAAACTTAACAAAACACGAATTCAATCTACTCTATCATTTTATGGAAAACCCAAATGTTGTTAGATCAAGAGAAGATTTGATTTTACAATTATACCCCTATGTCGATAAAACGGTTATGGATCGGACGATTGATGCCCATATTAAGAAACTACGAGCGAAAATTGAGGTTAATCCTGGTATTCCTGAACGTATTCAAACAGTTCGAGGAATGGGGTATAAATTTGTTGTGGAATAA
- a CDS encoding sensor histidine kinase produces the protein MLWNNKRAKTFLPNKLLLRLTFVNVIVVGIFIALSSWAIYHTACSLANGLGSWNDQKQQLFNSILFQYLWIFSIAAILIGSLIHYRLVKEIIRPLKELIESTKRMKAGHYPNPIIVNTRDEVGELIGHFNDLVKQLKEMQQHRKELVLDFSHEFRTPLANLNGYLGALKNGVIEGDQQIYHSLQKESERLIHMVEQLEQVKEWDYLSKQTYTEKEPIDMQFLIHQSVAMFRWSLENAGINVEVQTESGAVNVSTEGISQVISNLIDNAIRYYQGTGPIMIKGELVESHYRLSISGPGQAIPIQEKDRIFERFYRANSSRERDNTGGTGLGLAISKEIIVHHQGQIGLKSEGETHTFWITLPLI, from the coding sequence TTGTTGTGGAATAATAAACGAGCAAAGACCTTCCTTCCAAATAAACTTTTATTACGTCTGACATTTGTTAATGTCATTGTCGTTGGTATATTTATCGCATTAAGCAGTTGGGCGATCTATCATACTGCCTGTTCTTTGGCTAATGGATTGGGATCGTGGAATGACCAGAAACAACAACTATTTAACTCCATTCTTTTTCAATATTTATGGATATTTAGTATAGCTGCCATTTTAATTGGAAGTTTAATACATTATCGCTTGGTAAAGGAAATCATACGACCGTTAAAAGAGCTAATTGAATCAACGAAAAGAATGAAAGCAGGTCATTATCCCAACCCCATTATTGTGAATACGAGAGATGAAGTTGGAGAATTAATTGGTCATTTTAATGATCTGGTGAAACAATTAAAAGAGATGCAACAACATAGAAAAGAGCTGGTTTTGGATTTTTCACATGAATTTCGTACCCCATTAGCTAATTTGAACGGTTATTTGGGCGCTTTGAAAAATGGTGTGATTGAAGGAGATCAACAAATATACCATTCTCTTCAGAAGGAATCGGAACGACTTATTCACATGGTGGAACAGCTTGAACAAGTGAAGGAATGGGATTATCTATCTAAACAGACGTATACCGAGAAAGAACCAATCGATATGCAATTTCTAATACATCAATCGGTTGCAATGTTTCGTTGGTCATTAGAAAATGCAGGAATTAACGTGGAGGTACAGACTGAATCTGGTGCAGTGAATGTTTCTACTGAGGGGATTTCGCAGGTGATCAGTAATTTAATTGATAATGCAATTAGATACTATCAAGGAACAGGACCAATAATGATAAAAGGAGAATTAGTAGAAAGTCACTATAGGCTATCGATCTCCGGTCCTGGACAAGCAATTCCTATTCAAGAAAAAGATAGAATTTTTGAAAGGTTCTATCGTGCAAATTCTTCACGCGAAAGAGATAATACAGGCGGAACAGGACTTGGACTTGCGATATCCAAAGAAATTATTGTACACCATCAAGGGCAGATTGGATTAAAGTCAGAGGGAGAGACTCACACCTTTTGGATTACACTACCGCTTATCTAG
- a CDS encoding dipeptidase has translation MKNTIELHKDSYLKELEEFLKIQSISAVPAHKSDVQKGAKWVANSLEKTGMENIEVIETDGHPIVYADWLHAEGKPTILIYGHYDVQPADPLDLWETPPFEPIIRDNKIYARGATDDKGQLFIHIKAMELLMQEGGKLPVNVKFCIEGEEEIASPHLGPFIEKNTEKLSADAVVISDTSFIKEGLPAICTSLRGALAMEVKVKTANTDLHSGVYGGGVPNAVHSLVRLLDSLHSEDGAITVDGFYEGVPELTEELKEEIAQIPSDDEGMKQELGLTSLFGEKGFTFKEQTGIRPTLELNGISGGYQGDGIKTIVPSEATGKISCRLVGDQDPQQIYERIEKHLLDHQPVGTTITINQFIQARPVSLDSNDPMIQKAADAYEKVYGVRALFPKEGGSIPIVEVFARVLEAPVVLMGFGLPSENLHAPNEHFHIDNFTKGIETVCTYFKSLS, from the coding sequence ATGAAAAATACCATCGAATTACATAAAGATTCTTACCTGAAAGAACTAGAGGAATTTCTGAAAATCCAAAGCATTTCAGCCGTACCTGCCCATAAATCAGATGTTCAAAAAGGAGCTAAATGGGTAGCCAACTCTTTGGAAAAGACCGGCATGGAAAACATTGAAGTTATCGAAACAGACGGTCATCCGATCGTCTACGCTGATTGGCTTCATGCAGAAGGTAAACCAACGATTCTGATCTATGGCCATTATGATGTGCAGCCCGCTGATCCACTCGACCTCTGGGAAACGCCACCATTTGAACCTATTATCCGCGACAACAAAATCTATGCGCGCGGTGCAACAGATGATAAAGGTCAGCTGTTTATTCATATCAAGGCGATGGAACTCTTGATGCAAGAAGGTGGCAAGCTCCCCGTTAATGTGAAGTTCTGTATTGAAGGGGAAGAAGAAATTGCCAGCCCACACCTTGGACCTTTTATTGAAAAAAATACTGAGAAACTTTCTGCTGACGCTGTTGTGATTTCAGATACTTCCTTTATTAAAGAAGGCTTACCTGCGATTTGTACATCTTTACGTGGGGCCCTTGCGATGGAGGTGAAGGTGAAAACAGCGAATACGGATCTCCATTCTGGCGTGTACGGCGGTGGGGTTCCAAACGCAGTTCATTCCCTTGTTCGTCTACTCGATAGTCTTCACAGCGAAGATGGCGCCATTACCGTGGATGGATTTTACGAAGGTGTGCCAGAACTTACAGAGGAATTGAAAGAAGAAATCGCTCAGATTCCGTCCGATGATGAAGGAATGAAGCAAGAGCTCGGATTAACTTCTTTATTTGGAGAAAAAGGATTCACTTTCAAGGAACAGACGGGTATTCGTCCAACGCTTGAATTGAACGGGATTTCAGGAGGATACCAGGGTGACGGCATTAAGACAATCGTCCCCTCAGAAGCCACAGGTAAAATTAGCTGTCGTCTCGTCGGAGATCAAGATCCACAACAAATTTATGAACGTATCGAAAAACACCTTCTTGATCATCAACCAGTCGGTACAACCATAACCATAAATCAATTTATTCAGGCCCGTCCCGTCTCGCTTGATTCAAACGATCCGATGATTCAAAAAGCGGCTGATGCTTATGAAAAGGTATATGGCGTGCGTGCTCTCTTTCCTAAAGAGGGTGGATCGATTCCAATCGTTGAAGTATTTGCTCGTGTTCTTGAAGCGCCTGTTGTGCTCATGGGCTTCGGACTCCCATCAGAAAATTTACATGCGCCTAATGAACATTTTCATATTGATAATTTCACAAAAGGCATCGAAACCGTTTGTACTTATTTCAAGTCACTTTCATAG
- a CDS encoding glycoside hydrolase family 68 protein: protein MGNVKKSSVFKGIALSTIMLVSGFAGMPLSTNAAEEAETAVWSRQDAQGYDLSKDNTAPNIDNVDEVAPDYWVWDTWPLRNRDGSIAQINGYQVVFALTASKEYTWSGRHDEAQIRYFYSKNGKDWKMGGLAYESEDALGARQWAGSAMMDDDDKVHLFYTATGRKGEEQTTFEQRLAKTTFDIEADKKSKSVELSNFGEHEILAEADGEYYETQEQKTGNIIYSFRDPWFFQDPKTGKEYLIFEGNTAGDDKSLDPENIGDADFRETHNVPAGAEDYNGNVGIAEAQNEDLTDFELLPPLLEANGVNQQLERPHILVKGGEYYLFTITHKFTFAPGLTGPDGLYGFTNDSLRGDYEPLNGNGLVVATPEDDPFMTYSHAVMPNGTVISFVNEYRDENGELQFGGTFAPTLKLSIHGDETKVTGALKPGQIMPSH from the coding sequence ATGGGGAACGTGAAAAAGTCTTCTGTTTTTAAGGGGATTGCACTATCGACAATTATGCTTGTAAGTGGATTTGCAGGCATGCCGTTATCTACGAATGCGGCTGAGGAAGCTGAGACAGCAGTTTGGTCTCGTCAAGATGCACAGGGTTATGATTTATCGAAAGACAACACTGCACCTAACATCGACAACGTGGATGAAGTGGCTCCAGATTATTGGGTTTGGGACACATGGCCACTACGTAATCGTGATGGATCGATTGCACAGATAAATGGTTACCAGGTTGTCTTTGCTCTTACAGCTTCTAAAGAATATACATGGAGCGGTCGTCACGACGAAGCTCAAATTCGCTACTTCTACTCGAAGAACGGAAAAGATTGGAAAATGGGCGGACTTGCATATGAATCAGAAGATGCACTAGGCGCTCGCCAATGGGCAGGATCAGCAATGATGGATGACGATGATAAGGTTCACCTTTTCTATACAGCAACTGGACGTAAAGGTGAAGAACAAACAACATTTGAACAACGTCTTGCGAAAACAACGTTTGATATTGAAGCAGATAAGAAATCTAAATCTGTTGAGCTAAGCAACTTTGGTGAGCATGAAATCCTTGCTGAAGCTGACGGTGAGTACTATGAAACGCAAGAACAAAAAACAGGAAATATTATTTATTCATTCCGTGACCCATGGTTCTTCCAGGATCCTAAAACAGGAAAAGAATACTTAATCTTTGAAGGAAATACAGCAGGAGACGATAAGTCACTAGACCCAGAAAACATTGGTGATGCTGATTTCCGTGAAACTCACAATGTACCAGCTGGCGCTGAAGATTACAATGGTAACGTTGGAATTGCTGAAGCACAGAATGAAGATCTAACAGACTTTGAATTGCTTCCACCACTACTTGAAGCAAATGGTGTCAACCAGCAGCTTGAGCGTCCACACATCCTTGTTAAAGGTGGAGAGTACTACCTCTTTACAATCACACATAAATTTACGTTCGCTCCTGGATTAACGGGCCCTGATGGTCTTTATGGCTTTACGAATGATTCTCTTCGCGGTGATTACGAGCCACTTAACGGCAATGGTCTTGTTGTAGCAACCCCTGAAGATGATCCATTTATGACATACTCTCACGCAGTTATGCCGAATGGTACAGTGATCAGCTTTGTGAACGAGTATCGTGATGAGAACGGTGAGCTTCAGTTTGGCGGTACGTTTGCTCCGACGCTTAAACTTTCGATTCATGGTGATGAAACAAAAGTAACTGGCGCACTTAAGCCAGGCCAAATCATGCCTTCACACTAA
- a CDS encoding glycoside hydrolase family 68 protein yields MNKFSKTVATSVLGFATLFSSFAPATSFAAESETSNWTREDASKIVQNKDNTAPEINTKDLEQIAPEYHIWDTWPLRNKDGSIATLNGYKVIFSLTAPSDVLPGKRHDIAEIRYFVSKNGKDWKLGGTVFNEEQALGSRQWAGSAMIEDGEINFFYTATGRKGEEQLTYEQRLVKASADVDASNKGIEFNNWSDHEVILEPDGEYYQTMEQSKQGDIAYAFRDPWFFEDPKTGEDYILFEGNSGGTPAERSVEQEHIGSEDFATVDEVPEESKLFNGNIGIAKAENDDYTEFDIMPPLMEANSLNQELERPHIVTKGNKYYLFTDTHKNKFAPGITGPDGLYGFVSDSLTSDYEPLNGSGLVVANPENEPYQTYSWMVMPNGTVISFANFYDLNGLTINELGAQSEQYQFDHFGGTLAPSLKLSIHNDETKITKEMDAGVFK; encoded by the coding sequence ATGAATAAGTTTTCAAAAACAGTAGCGACTTCCGTTCTCGGATTCGCTACCCTGTTTTCAAGTTTTGCCCCTGCAACAAGCTTTGCAGCAGAGAGTGAAACATCGAACTGGACAAGAGAAGATGCATCTAAAATTGTTCAAAACAAAGATAATACGGCTCCAGAAATTAACACAAAAGACCTTGAACAAATTGCGCCAGAGTACCATATCTGGGATACGTGGCCACTACGTAACAAAGATGGTTCGATCGCAACATTAAACGGTTATAAAGTGATTTTCTCGCTAACAGCTCCAAGTGATGTATTACCTGGTAAGCGTCATGATATCGCTGAAATTCGCTACTTCGTTTCAAAGAACGGGAAAGATTGGAAGCTTGGCGGTACCGTTTTTAATGAAGAGCAGGCACTAGGTTCCCGTCAATGGGCAGGTTCAGCTATGATTGAAGATGGCGAGATTAATTTCTTCTATACGGCAACAGGTCGCAAAGGCGAAGAACAGCTAACTTATGAGCAGCGTCTCGTAAAGGCTTCTGCTGATGTGGATGCTTCAAATAAGGGAATCGAATTCAATAACTGGTCTGATCATGAAGTGATTCTTGAGCCAGATGGCGAATACTACCAGACAATGGAACAAAGTAAGCAGGGAGACATTGCTTATGCATTCCGTGATCCGTGGTTCTTTGAAGATCCTAAAACAGGCGAAGATTACATCTTGTTTGAAGGGAACTCTGGCGGTACACCTGCCGAACGCTCTGTTGAACAGGAGCACATCGGTTCTGAAGACTTCGCTACAGTAGACGAAGTACCTGAAGAATCAAAACTCTTTAACGGTAATATCGGAATCGCAAAAGCTGAAAACGATGATTACACAGAGTTTGACATCATGCCTCCACTGATGGAAGCGAACAGCCTCAATCAGGAGCTTGAACGTCCGCATATCGTAACAAAGGGAAATAAATATTATCTTTTTACTGATACGCACAAAAACAAGTTTGCTCCAGGAATAACTGGTCCAGATGGTCTTTATGGCTTTGTATCGGATTCTCTAACATCAGACTATGAGCCTCTTAACGGAAGTGGTCTTGTTGTTGCAAATCCAGAGAATGAGCCTTATCAAACCTATTCATGGATGGTTATGCCGAATGGTACAGTGATTAGCTTTGCTAACTTCTATGACCTAAACGGTTTAACAATCAATGAACTTGGCGCGCAGTCAGAGCAATATCAATTTGATCACTTTGGCGGCACATTAGCTCCATCTCTTAAACTTTCGATTCACAATGATGAAACGAAGATTACAAAAGAAATGGATGCTGGCGTATTTAAATAA
- a CDS encoding glycoside hydrolase family 32 protein, which yields MRKWLLAVGVFVVIGILIFASFNGKNESPQQEEKEPEIPKEYNQSLRPQFHYTPEQNWMNDPNGMVYVEGKYHLFYQHNPTGNEFGNMGWGYAVSEDLYHWEEKPMALEADDQGMIFSGGAIYDKTNTSGLFAEGKAGLVAFYTIAGEEQTQGLAYSEDGVETWKKYRGNPILPNPGIKDFRDPKVVWHEESEKWIMLLAAGNKVIFYGSDNLIDWEKLSEFGVDQGAQGGVWETPELFQLPVDGESSNEKWVLQVDMNPGSIAGGSGGQYFIGDFDGKTFTREGAKDDINWVDYGTDFYAAQAFSNHEGNPIWFAWMSNWMYASDLPTDPWKGAMSLPREVSLKEVNGETRLIQEPAGEVESNRSKKLVDLSDKEVEGRMPLDDFKADTYEVVAEFDLDTSGEFGFRVRKGDEEETIVGYDSKNNLAFVDRQNSGDTSFHEQFPGVYRAPLEPTEDGKVKLHLFVDRSSVELFANDGKRVMTNRIFPSEDSDGFEIYAMNGKVTLESLEVYELESSWKTSEKE from the coding sequence ATGAGAAAATGGTTGCTAGCTGTAGGCGTTTTTGTCGTGATTGGCATTCTTATCTTTGCGAGCTTTAATGGCAAAAATGAATCGCCACAACAAGAAGAGAAAGAGCCTGAGATACCAAAAGAATACAATCAGTCGCTACGTCCCCAGTTTCACTATACGCCAGAACAAAATTGGATGAACGATCCAAACGGGATGGTGTATGTTGAAGGGAAATACCATTTGTTTTACCAGCATAATCCTACAGGAAATGAATTCGGAAACATGGGTTGGGGTTATGCGGTCAGTGAAGATCTTTATCACTGGGAAGAAAAACCGATGGCGCTAGAAGCGGATGATCAGGGGATGATTTTCTCTGGTGGCGCGATTTATGACAAAACCAATACGAGCGGCCTTTTTGCAGAAGGAAAAGCGGGTCTTGTGGCTTTTTATACAATAGCGGGCGAAGAACAAACGCAGGGTCTCGCTTATAGTGAAGATGGTGTAGAAACGTGGAAGAAATACCGGGGGAACCCGATCCTTCCGAACCCTGGGATAAAAGATTTTCGAGATCCTAAAGTGGTCTGGCACGAGGAGTCTGAAAAGTGGATCATGCTTCTTGCAGCAGGAAATAAAGTCATTTTCTATGGCTCAGATAATTTGATCGACTGGGAGAAATTAAGTGAATTCGGCGTTGATCAGGGCGCACAAGGTGGCGTTTGGGAGACGCCAGAACTTTTCCAATTACCGGTTGATGGCGAGTCTTCTAATGAGAAATGGGTATTGCAGGTGGATATGAATCCAGGAAGTATTGCTGGCGGATCGGGTGGACAATATTTTATCGGTGATTTCGATGGAAAGACGTTCACGAGAGAAGGGGCAAAAGACGACATTAACTGGGTTGATTATGGAACCGATTTTTATGCGGCACAAGCTTTCAGCAACCATGAGGGCAATCCCATATGGTTTGCCTGGATGAGTAACTGGATGTATGCGTCTGATTTACCGACTGATCCATGGAAAGGTGCCATGTCTTTACCACGTGAGGTTTCTTTGAAAGAAGTGAACGGAGAAACGCGTCTTATCCAAGAGCCGGCGGGTGAGGTTGAGTCGAATCGTTCTAAGAAGTTAGTGGATTTATCCGATAAAGAAGTGGAAGGTCGAATGCCGCTTGATGATTTTAAGGCAGATACGTATGAAGTCGTTGCCGAATTCGATTTAGATACGTCAGGTGAATTCGGCTTCCGCGTTCGAAAGGGAGACGAAGAGGAAACGATTGTAGGATATGATTCAAAAAATAATCTTGCATTTGTTGATCGACAGAATAGTGGCGATACAAGTTTTCATGAACAGTTTCCTGGTGTGTACAGGGCACCGTTAGAACCAACGGAAGATGGAAAAGTAAAGCTTCACCTGTTTGTCGATCGCTCTTCTGTTGAGCTGTTTGCGAATGATGGAAAACGTGTCATGACAAATCGAATTTTCCCATCAGAGGATAGTGATGGTTTTGAAATCTATGCAATGAATGGAAAGGTGACGCTTGAATCTCTAGAAGTGTATGAGCTTGAATCATCTTGGAAGACGAGTGAAAAAGAGTAA